The proteins below come from a single Halomonas binhaiensis genomic window:
- the sctV gene encoding type III secretion system export apparatus subunit SctV: MNRILSRLNTIAQRAAQRSDVVIAMFIVLAVVMMIIPLPTSLVDALIGVNIGFSLLILIVAFYISHPVEYSSLPPIILLATLFRLALSITTTRLILLEGNAGQIVSAFGNFVIAGEVVIGLVVFLIITVAQFLVITKGAERVAEVAARFILDGMPGKQMSIDNDVRNGHIDQEEARIKRSRLERESQLYGSMDGAMKFVKGDAIAGLVILCVNLIGGLLIGMLKRDMPFGEAVNTYSLLTVGDGLIAQIPALLIAVAAGTVVTRVNSDQAGDLGSEIVAQLGSNSRALGLTATILFFAAFIPGFATGVFLFLAAGLGLAAWWVRRRYRREHPEDSSGESSAPSSSVDSAQPSASGAEALASGQQLPTTQHRLVVSLGSALAEEIPLDSLRGVVDATRQRVASELGIDIPAVGVRSDAFREAQGMAIELDEVPVLEGEVPADHVLLDDDPMHLELLEVEYLSRPSLTSRASSHWVDAQSQSLLDEAGIGYQLPQQVLCQCLERVLTRYAGEFVGIQETRSLLSQMEQDYSELVGEAVRVVSLQKMADVLRRLVEEGVPLRALRTILEAMVTWGAQEQSVGRLVERIRGALARQICHRYARNDRVLPAWVITRQLEETIRSALRDNDGTPRTSNLPVPLSRSLNNWFQHRLSELDADVSPVIVASSDVRPVLQQWVNRHHLDLPVMSWQEIAAEFNLQALAQVRLPTASTQGGTPSAAASRE; encoded by the coding sequence ATGAACCGCATACTGTCCAGGCTCAATACCATTGCCCAGAGAGCGGCGCAGCGTAGTGATGTAGTGATCGCCATGTTCATCGTGCTGGCGGTCGTCATGATGATCATTCCCTTGCCCACGTCCCTGGTGGATGCCTTGATTGGCGTCAACATCGGTTTCAGTCTGCTGATCCTGATCGTGGCGTTCTATATCTCCCATCCAGTCGAATATTCTTCCCTGCCACCGATCATTCTGCTGGCCACGTTATTTCGCCTGGCTCTGTCGATCACCACGACACGCTTGATCCTGCTGGAAGGCAATGCAGGTCAAATCGTCTCGGCATTCGGCAACTTTGTCATTGCTGGAGAAGTGGTCATTGGCCTGGTGGTATTCCTGATCATCACCGTGGCCCAGTTCCTGGTCATCACCAAGGGGGCCGAGCGAGTTGCTGAAGTCGCCGCCCGCTTCATCCTTGATGGCATGCCAGGCAAGCAGATGAGCATCGACAACGATGTGCGCAATGGCCACATCGACCAGGAAGAGGCCCGTATCAAGCGCAGCCGTCTCGAACGTGAGAGCCAGCTTTACGGCTCGATGGATGGGGCGATGAAGTTCGTCAAGGGCGACGCCATCGCAGGCCTGGTAATTCTGTGTGTCAATCTGATCGGCGGCCTGCTGATCGGTATGCTCAAGCGCGACATGCCCTTCGGCGAAGCCGTCAATACCTACTCACTGCTGACAGTCGGCGATGGTCTCATCGCCCAGATCCCGGCGCTGCTGATTGCCGTTGCTGCCGGCACTGTCGTGACACGCGTGAACTCCGATCAGGCTGGCGATCTGGGCAGCGAGATCGTGGCCCAACTGGGCAGCAACTCTCGTGCTCTGGGCCTGACCGCCACGATCCTGTTCTTCGCCGCCTTCATTCCCGGCTTTGCCACCGGCGTATTCCTGTTCCTGGCTGCCGGGCTCGGCCTGGCCGCATGGTGGGTACGGCGGCGTTACCGCCGGGAGCATCCAGAAGACAGCAGCGGCGAATCATCGGCCCCCTCCTCCTCCGTTGACAGCGCTCAGCCCTCTGCTTCTGGCGCAGAAGCATTGGCCTCGGGTCAACAATTGCCAACCACCCAGCACCGGCTTGTCGTGTCGCTGGGGTCAGCTCTGGCCGAGGAAATCCCCCTCGATTCCCTGCGTGGCGTAGTGGATGCCACACGCCAGCGTGTCGCCAGTGAACTCGGCATCGACATCCCTGCCGTTGGCGTACGCAGTGATGCTTTCCGCGAAGCTCAGGGCATGGCGATCGAACTCGATGAAGTTCCCGTGCTGGAAGGTGAAGTTCCTGCAGACCATGTACTGCTTGATGACGACCCCATGCACCTGGAACTGCTTGAAGTCGAATACCTCAGCCGCCCCTCGCTGACCAGCCGCGCCTCGAGCCATTGGGTGGATGCCCAGTCACAGTCACTGCTCGACGAAGCAGGTATCGGCTACCAGCTACCGCAACAGGTGCTGTGCCAGTGCCTTGAGCGCGTCCTGACTCGCTATGCCGGCGAATTCGTCGGCATCCAGGAGACACGCTCTCTGCTGTCGCAGATGGAACAGGATTACTCCGAACTGGTCGGTGAAGCTGTCCGTGTCGTATCCCTGCAGAAAATGGCTGATGTGCTGCGACGCCTGGTGGAAGAAGGTGTTCCCTTGCGTGCACTGCGCACCATTCTTGAAGCCATGGTGACCTGGGGAGCGCAGGAGCAGAGTGTTGGGCGACTAGTCGAACGGATTCGTGGTGCTTTGGCACGTCAGATCTGCCACCGCTATGCGCGCAATGACCGCGTCCTGCCCGCCTGGGTCATCACCCGCCAGTTGGAAGAAACGATTCGCTCGGCATTGCGCGACAACGACGGTACTCCCAGGACCAGCAACCTGCCGGTGCCACTGTCTCGCTCGCTGAACAACTGGTTCCAGCACCGCTTGAGCGAGCTGGACGCAGATGTGTCTCCGGTGATCGTCGCCTCCAGCGACGTACGCCCGGTCCTGCAGCAATGGGTTAATCGCCACCACCTGGACCTTCCCGTGATGTCCTGGCAGGAGATCGCAGCAGAATTCAACCTCCAGGCACTGGCCCAGGTTCGCCTGCCCACGGCATCGACCCAGGGAGGCACTCCTTCGGCAGCGGCGTCCAGGGAGTAG
- a CDS encoding type II and III secretion system protein family protein: MTQATSIMPLMARRPTTTPPLVHLFYCAMTRVMTPLMLLLAFIGHAHAQSESALSLETGQGRILRFGQDVASVFVANPEVADVQVVSPGVVYVFGKRHGDTNLIALSSDEQTQASMRLMVSDGDQGANRALHAADRNSQIYLSMAGNQLIAEGESQDIEGAMATQSTLESHTPENGGVLNNTTYDSATQINLRVRFAEVAREELLQYGVSWSALINNGSFSLGVFPGSMANASFGTLAGAGDSVDGLLQALQENNLLQILAEPNITAKTGETASFLAGGEIPIPVPAGNELVGIEYKQFGVSLMFTPVLLPNGRISLEVRPEVSSLTNEGIEIAGTSVPGLQVRRADTIVEVGSGQTFAIAGLFQRNASNDIERIPVLGDMPILGNLFRSRRFQRDETELVILITPYVVAPVEGRSYRTPLDQARVSNGAVRVNDMAPPLQVRDDPFGFYLQ, from the coding sequence GTGACGCAAGCAACGTCCATAATGCCCTTGATGGCACGTCGTCCCACCACGACGCCACCGCTAGTCCACCTGTTCTACTGCGCGATGACGCGAGTCATGACGCCGCTGATGCTACTGCTGGCATTCATTGGCCATGCGCATGCCCAATCAGAGTCAGCACTGTCTCTGGAAACCGGGCAAGGCCGTATCCTGCGCTTTGGTCAGGATGTCGCTTCCGTGTTCGTTGCCAACCCGGAGGTTGCCGATGTTCAAGTCGTGTCACCCGGGGTGGTTTATGTGTTCGGTAAGCGCCATGGCGACACCAATCTGATTGCGCTCAGCAGTGACGAACAGACACAGGCATCCATGCGCCTGATGGTCAGCGATGGCGATCAGGGCGCCAATCGTGCGCTGCATGCTGCTGACCGCAACAGCCAGATTTATTTGAGCATGGCAGGCAATCAGTTGATTGCCGAAGGAGAAAGTCAGGATATCGAAGGCGCCATGGCCACCCAGTCCACGCTGGAAAGCCACACACCGGAGAATGGCGGCGTTCTAAACAACACCACCTACGATAGCGCGACCCAGATCAATCTGCGTGTTCGTTTTGCCGAGGTAGCGCGTGAGGAACTGCTGCAGTATGGCGTCAGCTGGAGCGCACTGATCAACAACGGCTCATTCTCCCTGGGCGTCTTCCCCGGCTCGATGGCCAACGCCTCTTTCGGCACTCTCGCTGGTGCTGGAGACAGCGTCGATGGTCTGCTCCAGGCCCTGCAGGAAAATAACCTGCTGCAGATCCTGGCCGAGCCCAATATCACCGCCAAGACGGGCGAAACCGCCAGTTTCCTGGCCGGTGGCGAAATTCCCATTCCCGTACCGGCGGGTAACGAGCTGGTCGGCATCGAGTACAAGCAGTTCGGTGTCTCGTTGATGTTCACACCGGTGCTGCTGCCCAATGGCCGCATCTCGCTGGAAGTACGTCCGGAAGTCAGCAGCCTGACCAACGAAGGTATCGAGATCGCTGGTACCAGTGTGCCAGGGCTTCAGGTACGACGTGCCGACACCATCGTTGAAGTAGGCAGCGGACAGACCTTCGCCATCGCCGGTCTGTTCCAGCGCAACGCCTCCAACGATATCGAACGTATTCCGGTGCTTGGCGATATGCCGATCCTCGGCAATCTGTTCCGCTCCCGGCGTTTCCAGCGTGACGAGACCGAACTGGTCATCCTCATCACGCCTTATGTCGTAGCACCGGTCGAAGGACGCTCGTACAGGACACCGCTGGATCAAGCACGCGTGAGCAATGGCGCTGTGCGTGTCAATGATATGGCACCTCCCCTGCAGGTCAGGGATGACCCCTTCGGCTTCTATCTGCAGTAA